The Anabas testudineus chromosome 3, fAnaTes1.2, whole genome shotgun sequence sequence actttacagtgttagaTTTAGGAGTATAATTGTGTAAAagattatgtagaaaacccaacaatcccatttgagcaagctttagacaacaatggagaggaaaaaatccTTTTAGACCAAGAAAGctctagcagaaccaggctcatagtgagcagccatctgcctcgacggttggggcaacaaaaacaacaagcagcaaaacactgggcaggtcaactggattctggacaTATACATctccaggccaaggatacctgcagaaaagtgcagagaagaggaagcacaactacgggagagagaagatacaaagttaatgacatgcaatggtggcatatGAATGGATAAAGGAGAAAGGAGTATCCCCCCAAAATGTATATTCTGAAACATTTTAGGGGGAATTTCTCACCCATTTTGAAATATGAAGCCTGAGATGCAGGTGTAAATTGATCCATGTTGCTCAATTCTCATAtcttcttaaaaaaaactattactcaaattgaataattaatacattgattttgtgttttaaacaattTTTGTCCTAAGTAGCACAGCATGATTGTGTGTGTCGTAACTGTAAGATGTGACgttaggttttgttttgttttgttttgtttttcccaaGCCGTATGGGTGAGAATCTGGAGCGGTCTCTGCCGAGTTTGTCAGAACTGGTCctcacaaacaacaacatacaggAGTTGGTGAGTACATTTAAGCAGAGGTTACTGTAATAGAACGATTCAAACACTATCAACAATTATGAATACAAAGAATTTTTACTGAAATGCCACAAAATTTAATTTACTCTCGTCAAatatgcttctgtgtttttagtaaTGTGAAGATTATTGTAGTGTCTGTCACAATTCTTAAATTCTGTCCTCACTGTGCATAGTAAATAGCTTAAGTTTCAAAATTAATGACTACACATTCTCATCCGGTGTTTAAAaaccttctgtctgtctgtctgtctctctcagtaCTATCTATCACATCTCCTGAAACacatattaaagaaaaaagctgTATGGAAGCAGTCTTCTTTCCCTCTATACAGCTAAAATCTGCTTCCTAAATCAGCTTAGGGCAGATGAGAAATCTGATTACTCATTAGCTGCATGTATACGTGGATATCCAGTAACCAGatttcttgagtgcatgtaaactcaTTCCCTAATTACCCTCTCAGTGTGATGgtgttacatatttatttattttattttatttatttatttttctcttacTTTTCATGTGTAGGGTGACTTGGACCCCCTGGCTTCAGTGAAGACACTGACACTTCTCAGGTATGATTAATcaacactgaaatatttcttGGATATTGAGCTGTCTTGTGGAACAGTGAATTGTAACTTGTGTGCTTGTAACAATCATTCAATTTCCAGCTTGTTAAGGAATCCAGTGACAAACAAGAAGCATTACAGGCTGTATGTTATCAACAAAATTCCTCAGATCCGTGTGCTTGATTTCCAGAAGGTAAAACTCAAGGTAAGTGCTAGCAAGCAGTAGGTAGGTTTGGCAAATGTTTGCAAACCAGAGTTAGTTCTTGAATGACCCTTTACACTATTTGTAGGTCTGGTATGAAAAGTCAGTCATGTAAAGCTAAAACAGTAGGATGGTATTCACAAATGTTGATTAACACACTTTTTTAAACCACAGTAAGAATTAAAAGTTAAACTTGTATCTTCTCTCCTGGAGTTGAACACGAGAGAACTTCTGGTGaattgtggttttttttttacctggcTTTGCCTTCCTTTTATGGAAGCTTAGTTTGTCATTTAACTCTGTGATATCATCATAGGAGCGACAGGAGGCGGAGAAAATGTTCAAGGGCAAACGAGGTGCTCAACTTGCAAAGGATATTGCCAAGCGAACAAAAACGTAAGTCCACAACAGGCAGCAGGTCCTCAGAATCACTGGATTCAAGCTGAAACGAAAAAAATGTCGGCACctgtcatatacagtatgtttatgaGCAAAATGCTATGTGGGGTGGCCTTTATGTGACAACAACTTTGCAACACACAGTTCTGAGATTAATTATTTGGACAGTTTCACACTTTGCTGTTTAGGCTCTGAGCTTTAGCTTATATTTGAGACTGCGTCAAGTTAGTGATAATTTGTGTAGGCTTACATCAGTGTTACCTGCCAAATAACTACATGTATATTTCATGGAAATGTAAATCTCAGTCCAGCTCAGCATGTATTCCACCAGACTAAAGATAAAAGCAACAAGCAGGAGCCAAAAGCGGTCAGGGAagctgtgtgtgtccatcttGTGTGAATGATGTCTGTTTCTTTCAGATTTACTCCTGGAGCAGCACCACAGATTGAGAAGATGAGGACAGGGCCATCTCAGGCAGAAGTGGAAGCTATCAAGGTTTGGCTAGGCATTGAGAGCTGAACTTTTGACCCTCTTGAAAAAAATCCACAGTCACCTTCCACAGCATTCTttaatttttgcacattttattggATAGTAAATGATAATTGTAATTtgaaatgaagaaatgttttggttttttacTCCATTCATCAGCACACGTTGACAATAATATGTATAATTTTTAACCAACTTCTTTTCTTCAAACTAGTTTCCAAGGTCaaaaagtgaacattttgtttACTATAATTAATGGTCATGTGATACAGTGGAGATAAGCTTTAAAGTAACTAGATCTCTTGCAGTAGACTTCCAGAATTAAGTGAGCTTGGGTTTACAAATGGCTTCTATTCCAGAATGCAATTGCTAATGCTTCCTCATTGGCGGAGGTGGAAAGGCTGAAAGGGATGCTGCAGGCTGGACAGATCCCAGGCCGAGACCTTAGGCAAGGTTAGTGTGTTCAAATACTAATCTCGACTTATACTGTACAACTAGgttgattcattttaaaacgTGTTTGTATTTCCTAGTCACAATAGGATTTTTTGAAAAGTGATAGGTAGCTTAAAGTTGGTGTCCTGCTGTTTACTGGCTCAGCCTTAAAGGGTGAGGGTGGTGGGGAGTATCGCTATACTGACACGGGCTATACTAATGAATAGATCACTATGGACTAGAGATAATACAAAAACTATTGCAAGGTAATGTAAACACTATTGTGTGGGAACGCAAACGTAGCTATGAAGATGAAATCACTGCAGTGACCCTTACTGCAAATCAGAAATCAGAAAGATACATGGACACCACCAGCTGTGCTCTTTTTATAGTGATCAATATTAACTAGTTTTCTTGTATAGGTCTCTTATAACCTTTTTGTTCTGCATGTATAAACATATTAATTTGTGAAATTAGGTACACCTGCAATGGtggaggacgaagaggaggacgaggGTGAAACTGCACACATGGATGCAGATACATGTGGAGTAGCTGGAGAGGagatggatgagagagaggaagaggatgatgaagatatGGAGAAAGAGTCACAAGTTAATGGCTCCTGAGCAccaattacattttttgttttaaatttttgttgGACAAATGCCTACCAGggctatttttgttttttgtttttgtttgtaaaatgacatacaataaacagatttttatatTGCTGAGTGTGTCCACGTAACTAAATCAGCAGAAATTCTGAGTCAGAGGAATTACACAAGTTTTTCACCAGATAACGCCACCTTCTGATTACACGTCTCACTCTTAACATCTCTGCTTAAATGAGAGAAGGCCATCTTCAACTCAGCCTCTCTAAGACAGAAGTTCTAGTCTTCAAAGCTAGACCTTCAGTGAAGCATATCATAGTGGGGGCCATCACTAAAGACTGtaaatttgcaaaaaaaaaaacctgcgGGTtatcattgatgaccagctgaaCATAACTGACACATctctgtctcaagggcatgcagatttgtGCCTTTCAACATCAGAcagatcagaccctacctttctAAATATGCAACCATTTCAATTAATTGTACGGGACTACTTGACTACTGCAGAGCCCTGCTGACAGGGTTGCCAGCATGCACTATAAAACCTCTCCAGATatttcaaactgcagcagcacatctaatttttgatcagccaaatCTGtacactggcttcctgtagctgcatGCATCAAGTTTGATGCCTACAGAGtagtcaactcaacagcacctgcctaAACTCCCTCATCtaggtctacaatccctccagCCCACTGCGCTCTGCCAGGGAATGGCGTCTGGTGATACCTTCATCACACAGGAAaagctcttcagctcagtggtcctacgatggtggaacgacctaccAAACTGCACGTTGAGCAGCACCCTCACTTCCAATATTGAAAAAATCTACTAAAAACAGAACTATTTCAGAACTTCCTATGCACTTTAATCTAAAAAACCCACACTTGTTCCATCCTGAAacaatatttctttatttagcactttactgttttcttcttgaattagatttttttgtttgccttgtacctcCATTATAAGTTTCTTTGCATAAACACAATTGCCAGGTGAGTATAAGGACTACTGCTCTGCTCAGGTACTCCAATTCCTTATCAAAAATGGTATGGGTGTCATATAACGCATGGTGTGTGTTGTACTTGAGGCTAACAGCTCCTTCTCTGTGCCTAAGGCTTACACATAGTCTTCTCTGCCTTTGCAGAACCATACTATTCAAATTaatctgtctgttgtctgtcctGCTTTTAAATAACCCAGTGGTCACTTTATTGGGTGGATCTATACAATCCAATaatgcagctctgccatgaattctactttacAAGGtaataatttctcagttttaacTGTCCCCTTAAGCTATCCCTGCGCAATAGACTGAACAAGTGTCACTAATACTGTTAAGCAGCCAGTCAATGTAATTTTATTGCACTACAAGCAGCAGTGTAGGCctgatttcattttactttgacACTAAAATATGCAGAATCTGCACCAGACAGGGTAGGTGTATGGCAGAAATAATGCCTTTATTTTTATCGATATCAACATTAATTCTTCATGAGACTGATTACAACTACCTTTCAGATGGGAGTATAGCCTAAACATATGTCAGGTGATACAATCAAACACAgctttcattttaatgtaactGAATTTCTTGCATTCTCACTGGTACATGCAATAGCTAAATAAAACTGTCTCAGCCTATCTTATAGATATTACACATGGAATAACTAGGTTATTCAGTTAACAGAAAACTCAAGTTTATTAAGAAATGGTTTAACTGTAATATTACTTTTTGTGAACATATTCTAAAAGGAAAATGGGTTGTTATTTTGA is a genomic window containing:
- the snrpa1 gene encoding U2 small nuclear ribonucleoprotein A', producing MVKLSAELIEQAAQYTNPVRDRELDLRGYKIPVLENLGATLDQFDTIDFSDNEVRKLDGFPLLKRLKTLLMNNNRICRMGENLERSLPSLSELVLTNNNIQELGDLDPLASVKTLTLLSLLRNPVTNKKHYRLYVINKIPQIRVLDFQKVKLKERQEAEKMFKGKRGAQLAKDIAKRTKTFTPGAAPQIEKMRTGPSQAEVEAIKNAIANASSLAEVERLKGMLQAGQIPGRDLRQGTPAMVEDEEEDEGETAHMDADTCGVAGEEMDEREEEDDEDMEKESQVNGS